From a region of the Candida albicans SC5314 chromosome 1, complete sequence genome:
- the RRS1 gene encoding Rrs1p (Putative ribosome biogenesis and nuclear export protein; Hap43p-induced gene; mutation confers hypersensitivity to 5-fluorocytosine (5-FC), 5-fluorouracil (5-FU), and tubercidin (7-deazaadenosine)): protein MSSEKEYKPVTVDKPIPNTYDLGNLATFDPNPLDNEKLLSKDESIKEDHLQSVTRDNVQLLINQILSLPVKITTETHGSSTGQNSTMTLIQLPEPTTILPREKPIPKAKPLTKWQQFAARKGIKPKAKDGKMVYDEDTGEWVPKWGYKGKNKSIDDQWLVEVDDKVKNTEDELIDPRTLKRAERKKLIKKNELQHKRNLRNQGAV, encoded by the coding sequence ATGTCAtcagaaaaagaatataaacCAGTGACAGTTGATAAACCAATACCAAACACTTATGATCTTGGTAATTTAGCAACATTTGATCCTAATCCATtagataatgaaaaattattatccaAAGATGAATCAATAAAAGAAGATCATCTTCAATCAGTAACTAGAGATAATgttcaattattgataaatcaaatattatcattaccaGTGAAAATCACTACTGAAACTCATGGATCTTCCACGGGACAAAACTCCACTATGactttaattcaattaccagaaccaacaacaatattacCTAGAGAAAAACCTATTCCAAAGGCTAAACCACTCACTAAATGGCAACAATTTGCTGCTAGAAAGGGAATTAAACCAAAGGCTAAAGATGGGAAAATGGTTTATGATGAAGATACTGGTGAATGGGTACCTAAATGGGGGTATAAAGGTAAGAATAAACTGATTGATGATCAATGGTtagttgaagttgatgataaagtgaaaaatactgaagatgaattgattgatccAAGAACTTTGAAACGTGctgaaagaaagaaattgattaaaaagaatgaattACAACATAAACGAAATTTAAGAAACCAAGGTGCTGTTTAA
- a CDS encoding uncharacterized protein (Ortholog(s) have cytosol, nucleolus localization): MSTIKFDYKQYLPTIDAILSVANLEEITVKRIRNALQELFEVDLTPNKKQINEVILQRYHDLVERRENDEKRKQEIDRKEMERQDALLAAKLSREEMGRFGKRTIRKATQTASKIKSSKSKSNTKRSAPNNAFNREMALSPELTNVIGVDKCSRPQVVKLLWAYIKDHNLQNPQDKRQIECDEKLQKLFKKKSVGAFHMNKILSDHIFKPEDWETSFSSTGIGSSMTEEDPDPDTTQDFANNVKEESVSEEE, from the exons ATGTCTACCATTAAGTTTGATTATAAACAATACCTTCCTACAATTGAC GCCATTTTAAGTGTTGCCAATTTGGAAGAAATAACTGtgaaaagaataagaaatgcattacaagaattatttgaagtGGATCTAACCCCAAATAAG aaacaaatcaatgaagTGATATTACAACGATACCATGATTTAGTTGAAAGACgagaaaatgatgaaaaacGCAAACAAGAAATCGATAGGAAAGAAATGGAGAGACAAGATGCTCTTTTGGCAGCTAAGTTACTGAGAGAAGAAATGGGTAGGTTTGGGAAACGAACTATTCGTAAGGCAACACAAACAGcatcaaaaataaaatcatcGAAATCAAAATCCAATACAAAACGTCTGGCCCCTAATAATGCTTTTAATAGAGAAATGGCATTATCTCCAGAATTAACCAATGTGATTGGTGTTGATAAATGTTCAAGGCCACAGGTGGTAAAACTTTTATGGGCATATATTAAAGATcacaatttacaaaatcCCCAAGATAAACGACAAATTGAAtgtgatgaaaaattgcaaaaattatttaaaaaaa AGAGTGTTGGTGCATTCCATATGAATAAGATTTTAAGTGATCATATCTTTAAACCAGAAGATTGGGAAACAAGTTTTTCTTCCACTGGAATTGGAAGTAGTATGACTGAAGAAGATCCTGATCCCGATACTACACAAGACTTTGCAAATAATGTCAAAGAGGAAAGTGTTTCAGAAGAAGAGTAA
- a CDS encoding uncharacterized protein (Ortholog(s) have cell division site, cell tip, cytosol localization) — protein MKSRNSPSVDSPRSRRVVSMASTSTIQISHLGPEPASKEELYKYVLKVILLEYSNEARFRTPILESIKQTTRPSSNRSSMVFDQKIPQYALKNLKTQLQLIMTNKKQVDEKFRRSLLRIYGELLDPNSENEVRKIDFLIPKFAAFANQELKKVSQMNDDEITDTVFEQTRQFVDFLIEIVTAKKDYDPALISQLKARKDSFQTSNAKLQPESNQNVKYPTKSYRISDMNKSFVDLLKKIFDVDDTKLQQDVFKYKDIALAKPLHHDVQELAKIQVNLDNFSSDTALQQWKERQEHIKSQVINRYKIPSDLTLLPIPPIPSDEDYYVLPKNGESRIYFQTLVKCIMNSRNQMEFSDPNEPFFEKNELDLINICARAWHIDYPTRAVALYSAAQSADALVDFPLDTASKKSTPVNIIASEKLFHLCKQMVEDGNLDWDEKTIWSIEDQNEWVNDLSESYSQVFNALKENLQLIFNETVKPKFGPYLQFLGDYIESDALFPLMEETNLPKKWEKRLTKSLMKVAGGRYGEYLASLPRNGSVNVIHIINVCDSLIADIKKLQKRYKNPLLGFLNVARTVASITTGMFASDAEATLNYIKTILQNNDERIPYADALEVYQLLNEIRDIHNQVTPAGSVFKFDLEKFFYPYLEAWVNESDEKVHGIVNEALKKDNYEPIDLDEDDKRSSHTILDIFAIIKQYVMTIKKQNWNDENQINNVYTVLLKSISNGALFYSDQVSKKIIQELQPPAPEPTEEEIPESKKNWLHEVKNVVSNIQNFKRPEPEVVYNFEATTCVALNNLSAMMNQLTKLEDWIDVETLSATSSSPKQYLSHVFSIRIVRGENLRASKDAMWGKINPYVAAVDLNGKRLLTRTRTIDHNPDPEWDEEFEITIPPEQSSLDISVVVWDDRFGQHQLCGKAFLELNPRRFSTSGIPEEITLDLDFQGKVVLEVAVESEILDAKFVMGRAFRALMRAQERSIKLIVEKFSGFIQSCFSRANLKSVCAKGQPSREEFEQSIQNLCDYLNMNLSILKGFLMNEIFMKTMVATWKNVVSAADELMLPKLSKAKINTESGGTSWQSVSSKLATVSLSSIGILGIDGPLSINEIETVLGWLNFLCTFFHHEGNGPPMEDLKTDQYQSLLLVPALYDQTDEYLIEEVERLSTAYVQMLNNRNNADLAFHTENNGNSIKNGKSMNRTGSLLRNNTINANATAKARKQAAKEIKEAKSDPIASKTSKEDIILRILIARGKRNYVCQRLNQRAKLAYSMATERMARAAAERRFN, from the coding sequence ATGAAATCGAGGAATTCACCTTCTGTGGATCTGCCGAGATCACGAAGAGTAGTGAGTATGGCGTCCACGTCGACTATACAGATTTCACACTTGGGTCCGGAACCGGCTAGTAAAGAGGAATTATACAAATATGTATTGAAAGTTATTCTTTTGGAATATAGTAATGAAGCTCGGTTTAGAACACCAATACTAGaatcaatcaaacaaacaacacGTCCTAGTAGCAATAGATCAAGTATGGTATTTGACCAAAAGATCCCACAGTATGCTttgaaaaacttgaaaactcaattacaattgatcatgacaaataaaaaacaagTTGACGAAAAATTTCGAAGATCATTATTAAGAATATACGGTGAATTATTAGATCCCAATCTGGAGAATGAGGTTCggaaaattgattttttgataCCTAAATTTGCTGCATTTgcaaatcaagaattaaaaaaagtgTCACAAATGAATGATGACGAGATAACTGACACTGTTTTTGAACAAACTAgacaatttgttgattttcttATAGAAATTGTGACGGCAAAGAAAGATTACGATCCAGCATTGATATCACAATTGAAAGCCAGAAAAGATTCTTTCCAAACATCAAATGCCAAACTACAACCTGAATCCAATCAAAATGTCAAGTATCCAACTAAATCCTATAGAATAAGTGACAtgaataaatcatttgttgatttacTTAAAAAGATTTTCGATGTTGACGATACGAAATTACAACAAGATGTattcaaatataaagaCATAGCATTAGCTAAACCATTACATCATGATGTCCAAGAATTAGCTAAAATACAGGTGAACCTAGATAATTTCTCATCTGACACTGCATTGCAACAATGGAAAGAAAGACAAGAACACATTAAGTCTCAAGTTATTAATAGATACAAAATCCCGTCTGACTTGACACTTTTACCTATACCGCCAATTCCTAGTGATGAAGATTATTATGTTCTTCCCAAGAATGGAGAACTGAGAATATATTTCCAGACTCTTGTGAAATGCATAATGAATTCTCGGAATCAAATGGAATTTTCTGACCCCAATGAACCATTTTTcgaaaaaaatgaattggaCTTGATTAATATTTGTGCAAGAGCTTGGCACATAGACTACCCCACTAGAGCAGTAGCCTTATACTCAGCAGCACAATCTGCAGATGCATTGGTTGATTTTCCCTTAGATACTGCACTGAAGAAATCAACTCCTGTAAACATTATAGCCagtgaaaaattgtttcatttaTGTAAACAGATGGTAGAAGATGGGAACTTGGATTGGGATGAAAAAACCATATGGTCAATTGAAGATCAAAATGAATGGGTGAATGACTTGTCTGAATCTTATAGTCAAGTATTTAATGCATTGAAAGAAAAccttcaattgatattcaATGAAACTGTGAAACCTAAATTCGGTCCTTATTTGCAATTCCTTGGTGATTACATTGAATCAGATGCATTATTCCCATTGATGGAAGAGACAAATTTACCTAAAAAATGGGAAAAAAGGCTTACAAAGTCATTAATGAAAGTTGCTGGAGGCAGATATGGAGAATACCTTGCTAGTTTACCTAGAAATGGTTCAGTCAATGTGATTCACATAATTAATGTTTGTGACAGTTTAATAGCCGATATCAAGAAGCTACAGAAACGTTACAAGAATCCATTATTAGGATTTTTAAATGTGGCGAGAACTGTTGCTTCAATCACTACGGGAATGTTTGCTAGTGATGCTGAAGCAACTCTTAACTACATTAAAACAATACTACAAAACAATGATGAAAGAATACCTTATGCCGATGCCTTGGAGGTTTATCAATTGCTTAACGAAATTAGAGATATTCATAATCAAGTAACGCCAGCTGGCTCGGtgtttaaatttgatttagaGAAATTCTTTTACCCTTATTTGGAAGCTTGGGTCAATGAAAGTGATGAGAAAGTACATGGTATTGTTAATGAGGCACTCAAAAAAGATAACTATGAACCCATTGATttagatgaagatgataaaAGAAGCAGTCATACTATATTGGATATATTTGCCATTATTAAGCAATATGTAATGACAATTAAAAAACAGAATTGGAATGATGAAAATCAGATCAACAATGTTTATACtgttttattgaaaagtaTTTCCAATGGAGCATTGTTCTATTCTGACCaagtttcaaaaaaaataatacaagAATTACAACCTCCGGCCCCAGAACcaacagaagaagaaattccTGAAtcgaaaaagaattggttgCATGAAGTTAAAAATGTGGtttcaaatattcaaaattttaaaagacCTGAACCTGAAGTGGTTTACAATTTCGAAGCAACTACTTGTGTGGCATTGAATAACTTATCAGCAATGATGAATCAATTAACAAAACTTGAAGATTGGATTGATGTGGAAACACTTTCTGcaacttcttcatcaccaaaacaatatttgaGTCATGTTTTCTCCATTAGAATTGTTCGCGGTGAAAATCTTCGTGCTTCGAAAGATGCCATGTGGGGGAAAATTAATCCTTATGTCGCCGCAGTTGATTTGAATGGTAAAAGGTTACTTACAAGGACAAGAACAATCGATCATAACCCTGATCCTGAATGggatgaagaatttgaaattaccaTCCCACCAGAACAGTCATCACTTGATATttcagttgttgtttgggATGATAGATTTGGTCAACATCAATTATGTGGTAAGGCATTCCTTGAATTAAACCCCAGAAGATTTAGTACCAGTGGTATCCCTGAAGAAATCACTTTAGACCTAGATTTCCAAGGGAAAGTTGTACTTGAAGTTGCCGTTGAAAGTGAAATTTTGGATGCCAAATTTGTCATGGGGAGAGCTTTTAGAGCTTTAATGAGAGCTCAAGAaagatcaattaaattgataGTTGAGAAATTTTCAGGTTTCATTCAGAGTTGCTTTTCACGCgccaatttgaaatcagtTTGTGCTAAAGGTCAACCATCAAGAgaagaatttgaacaatcaatacaaaatttatgtgattatttgaatatgaATTTAAGTATTCTCAAAGGGTTCTTGATGAATGAAATCTTTATGAAAACTATGGTGGCAACTTGGAAAAATGTTGTTAGTGCTGCTGATGAATTAATGTTAcctaaattatcaaaagcGAAAATCAATACTGAATCTGGTGGTACATCATGGCAATCTGTTTCATCAAAACTCGCCACAGtttcattatcttcaatTGGGATTTTAGGAATTGATGGaccattatcaattaatgaaattgaaactgtTTTAGGTTGGCTTAATTTCTTGTGTACATTTTTCCATCATGAAGGTAATGGACCACCTATGGAAGATTTAAAAACTgatcaatatcaatcatTACTTTTAGTTCCGGCTTTATATGATCAAACCGATgaatatttgattgaagaaGTAGAAAGATTATCTACTGCTTATGTACAAATGTTGaacaatagaaataatGCCGATTTGGCATTTCATACTGAAAATAATGggaattcaattaaaaatggGAAAAGCATGAATAGAACTGGAAGTCTTTTAAGAAATAATACCATCAATGCTAATGCTACTGCAAAAGCCAGAAAGCAAGCTGctaaagaaataaaagaagCAAAATCAGATCCGATTGCCAGTAAAACATCTAAAGAAGATATAATTTTAAGAATATTAATTGCAAGAGGTAAAAGAAATTATGTTTGTCAAAGATTAAATCAAAGAGCAAAATTGGCTTATAGTATGGCCACGGAAAGAATGGCTAGAGCAGCAGCAGAAAGAAGATTCAATTGA